One genomic segment of Caldimonas brevitalea includes these proteins:
- a CDS encoding LysR family transcriptional regulator, with protein MDRYTALQVFRHVAQLKSFAEAGRRLGLSPAAVSKNIAELEAHVGARLIHRTTRRMALTEEGTIYLEHVARALDTLAEADQALGPIRTSPSGTLRVSAPTTVTLTRLSTQIPRFLSRYPELTLDLHLDDRRVDLIREGFDLAIRGQDNLEDSSMIARKLAVMPHVLCAAPSYFETHGRPLTPSDLRTHNCIRFTLSGHADQWEFRKDGRAERVVIDARYSVTSSLAVRDALREGFGLSLIPFPYVETDLRQGRLQSALDDWAAVETTLYAVYPSRQHLAPKIRVFLDFLVEAFAGS; from the coding sequence ATGGATCGCTATACCGCCCTCCAGGTGTTTCGCCATGTCGCTCAGCTGAAGAGCTTTGCCGAAGCCGGACGGCGACTCGGCCTGTCGCCCGCCGCCGTCAGCAAGAACATTGCGGAGTTGGAGGCGCACGTCGGCGCGCGGTTGATCCACCGGACGACACGTCGAATGGCCTTGACCGAAGAGGGAACGATTTATCTGGAGCACGTGGCGCGCGCCCTGGACACGCTGGCCGAGGCAGACCAAGCATTGGGCCCGATCAGAACGAGCCCGAGCGGAACCTTGCGTGTCAGTGCGCCCACGACCGTCACGCTCACCAGGCTCTCGACGCAGATTCCGCGCTTCTTGTCGCGCTACCCCGAGCTGACCTTGGATCTCCATCTCGACGACAGGCGAGTGGACCTGATTCGCGAGGGGTTCGACCTGGCCATCCGCGGCCAGGACAACCTGGAGGACTCGAGCATGATCGCCAGAAAGCTGGCCGTCATGCCGCATGTGCTCTGTGCGGCACCGTCCTACTTTGAAACACACGGAAGGCCGCTGACGCCTTCCGACTTGCGGACCCACAACTGCATTCGGTTCACGCTCTCAGGACATGCGGACCAATGGGAGTTCCGCAAGGACGGGCGTGCCGAACGGGTGGTCATCGACGCCCGCTACTCGGTCACATCGAGCCTTGCGGTGCGCGACGCGCTGCGCGAAGGCTTCGGGCTGAGCTTGATCCCCTTCCCCTACGTCGAAACCGACTTGCGGCAAGGACGGCTGCAATCCGCACTGGATGACTGGGCCGCGGTGGAAACCACGCTCTACGCCGTCTATCCGTCTCGCCAGCACCTCGCTCCAAAGATCCGCGTTTTTCTCGATTTCCTTGTAGAAGCGTTCGCTGGCTCTTGA
- a CDS encoding PAS domain S-box protein, which yields MSVERAEVAEGLSSDPSSIAREENRRLRRTMRDLVALSTLPAVWSGLGGKDIASSLSEVLLNTLSLDLVYVRLRERSRTGLVEVLRSRPSQDPRRAAAAKASLATLLDDSRDDPPQTIADPFGLGTLRVAVIRFGVGADHGALVACSRSADFPTERDRLLLGVGANQTAIVVQRRQAEDQVDEQREWLRVTLASIGDAVIATDIEGRVTFLNNVAEGLTGWTRDEAEGKPLEAVFRLVDESTRRPAESRVDKVRREGAVVGMATSAVLIARDDSERPVDDSAAPIRNSAGDIIGVVMVFRDATEQRRAEQHRNARLAITQALNQSSTVQEAAASVLQAVCESLAWDAGFFWFANDRTDRLECGAYWHRPGLPLAAFVSESCSRGFASGEGLPGRVWSTQQPVWISELAQDDNFPRHAVAAQDGLRCAFACPVVIGERTLGVVEFFMQRSREPDPDLLEMMATAAGSIGQFIERKSAEDELRRSEAELAEFFENATVGLHWVGPDGKVLRVNRAELEMLGYSKEEYVGHPVADFHADDDVICDILAKLNAGVRLTEYPARLRCKDGTVKHVLIDSSVLWKDGRFIHTRCFTRDITERTLAEAALADARARLEAALEAGAIATWTWDIPHNLLFADSKLSQLFNLPPTDGNGAVLGRYLQSVHPDDVPRIMAALDRAIATGEPYEADYRILQEDGSVRWVTARGRAECDAAGRAVRMPGVLVDITERKLLEEALRDADRRKDEFLATLAHELRNPLAPIRNSLEILKRPGVDAVSQQQSKAMMERQVHHLVRLVDDLMDVSRVMRGRIELRKEPVELASVIARAIETVQPLIETHRHCLELSLPHESLLVDADGVRLTQVLSNLLTNSAKYTEPNGHIRLSAAREGGLVALRVRDDGIGISAEMLPHIFELFVQVDHTSTKAQGGLGIGLTLAKNLVQMHGGSIEAHSAGLRRGSEFVVRLPLMVQQLPDAGADTLEGQAVPEEAATCSGHRLLVVDDNGDAALSLAMLLRLQGHDVRVAHDGPSALALATAYHPHMVFLDIGMPGMDGYEVARRLRQQPGLEGIVLAALTGWGQQQDRRRTAEAGFDHHLVKPPEAEALESLLKAL from the coding sequence ATGAGTGTGGAGCGTGCCGAAGTCGCAGAAGGCCTTTCCAGCGATCCCTCCAGCATCGCGCGGGAAGAGAACCGCCGGCTTCGGCGGACCATGCGGGATCTTGTCGCGCTCTCGACCTTGCCTGCCGTCTGGAGCGGACTTGGCGGCAAGGACATCGCCAGCAGCTTGAGCGAAGTCCTGCTGAACACCCTGTCGCTCGATCTCGTTTATGTGCGATTGCGCGAGCGCTCGCGGACGGGGTTGGTCGAAGTCCTTCGCAGCAGGCCCAGCCAAGATCCTCGACGCGCAGCAGCGGCGAAAGCGTCGCTCGCCACCCTGCTCGACGACAGTCGTGACGACCCGCCGCAAACGATAGCCGACCCCTTCGGACTCGGCACACTCCGCGTGGCGGTCATCCGCTTCGGTGTCGGGGCGGACCACGGCGCGCTCGTGGCGTGCTCACGCAGTGCCGATTTTCCAACCGAACGCGACAGATTGCTGCTCGGCGTCGGCGCCAACCAGACCGCCATCGTCGTGCAACGCCGCCAAGCCGAGGATCAGGTCGACGAGCAACGCGAATGGCTGCGCGTGACGCTGGCGAGCATCGGCGACGCTGTCATCGCCACGGATATCGAAGGCCGGGTCACGTTCCTGAACAATGTCGCCGAGGGGCTGACCGGTTGGACGCGGGACGAGGCCGAAGGCAAGCCCCTGGAGGCGGTGTTCCGCCTTGTGGACGAGTCGACCCGGCGCCCCGCCGAAAGCCGCGTCGACAAGGTGCGACGAGAAGGTGCTGTCGTTGGCATGGCCACGAGCGCCGTGCTGATCGCAAGAGACGACAGCGAGCGCCCCGTAGACGACTCAGCCGCGCCGATCCGAAATTCAGCCGGCGACATCATCGGCGTCGTGATGGTCTTCCGCGACGCCACCGAGCAGCGTCGGGCGGAACAGCACCGCAATGCCCGCCTGGCCATCACCCAGGCCTTGAACCAGTCGTCGACGGTACAAGAAGCGGCTGCCAGCGTCCTGCAAGCGGTTTGCGAGAGCCTTGCTTGGGACGCCGGGTTCTTCTGGTTTGCCAACGACCGGACGGACCGCCTCGAATGCGGGGCCTACTGGCACCGCCCCGGATTGCCTTTGGCGGCCTTTGTGTCGGAAAGCTGCAGCCGGGGGTTTGCAAGCGGCGAAGGGTTGCCGGGGCGCGTGTGGTCGACCCAGCAGCCGGTGTGGATTTCAGAGCTGGCGCAGGACGACAACTTTCCGCGGCATGCCGTCGCCGCGCAGGACGGTTTGCGTTGTGCCTTCGCGTGCCCCGTCGTCATCGGTGAGCGCACGCTGGGGGTGGTTGAGTTCTTCATGCAGCGCAGCCGGGAGCCGGACCCCGATCTCCTGGAGATGATGGCAACCGCTGCGGGCAGCATCGGCCAGTTCATAGAGCGGAAGTCCGCCGAGGACGAACTGCGGCGCAGTGAGGCGGAACTGGCCGAGTTCTTCGAGAACGCCACGGTCGGGCTCCACTGGGTCGGACCCGACGGCAAGGTCTTGAGGGTCAACCGCGCCGAGTTGGAGATGCTCGGCTACAGCAAGGAAGAGTACGTCGGCCACCCTGTCGCCGACTTCCATGCGGACGACGACGTCATTTGCGACATCCTCGCCAAGCTCAATGCCGGTGTGAGGTTGACCGAGTACCCGGCGCGCTTGCGGTGCAAGGACGGCACCGTCAAGCATGTGCTGATCGACTCCAGCGTGCTGTGGAAGGACGGCCGGTTCATTCACACGCGCTGTTTCACGCGAGACATCACCGAGCGCACGCTTGCCGAGGCCGCGTTGGCCGACGCGCGCGCTCGCTTGGAAGCCGCGCTTGAGGCGGGTGCGATCGCGACCTGGACATGGGATATCCCCCACAACCTGCTCTTTGCCGACAGCAAACTCTCGCAGCTCTTCAACCTGCCGCCAACCGACGGCAACGGGGCCGTGCTGGGCCGGTATCTACAGTCTGTCCACCCAGATGACGTCCCCCGGATCATGGCCGCGCTCGACCGTGCCATCGCGACCGGTGAGCCCTATGAAGCGGACTACCGCATCCTGCAGGAGGACGGATCGGTGCGCTGGGTCACCGCCCGTGGCCGGGCCGAATGCGACGCGGCCGGCCGTGCCGTCCGCATGCCTGGCGTGCTGGTCGATATCACCGAGCGCAAGCTCCTGGAGGAGGCACTGCGCGACGCCGATCGTCGCAAGGACGAATTCCTTGCGACGCTCGCCCACGAGCTGCGCAACCCGCTCGCACCGATACGCAACTCGCTGGAGATCCTGAAGAGGCCGGGGGTCGATGCGGTGTCGCAGCAGCAGTCCAAGGCCATGATGGAACGCCAGGTGCACCATCTGGTGCGCCTCGTCGACGACCTCATGGACGTGTCCCGCGTCATGCGCGGAAGGATCGAGCTTCGCAAGGAGCCGGTGGAACTGGCCAGCGTCATCGCCCGTGCGATCGAGACCGTCCAACCGCTCATCGAGACACACAGGCACTGTCTCGAACTGTCGCTTCCGCACGAATCGCTGCTCGTCGATGCCGATGGTGTCCGGCTCACACAGGTGCTGTCCAACTTGTTGACGAACTCCGCCAAGTACACGGAACCGAACGGGCACATCCGGCTGTCTGCGGCCCGAGAGGGCGGTCTGGTGGCCTTGCGGGTGCGCGACGACGGCATCGGTATCTCAGCCGAGATGCTGCCCCACATCTTTGAACTCTTCGTCCAGGTGGACCATACCTCTACAAAAGCGCAGGGCGGGCTGGGCATCGGGTTGACCTTGGCAAAAAACCTGGTGCAGATGCACGGCGGCTCCATCGAGGCCCACAGTGCAGGACTTCGAAGGGGCTCCGAGTTCGTGGTGCGCTTGCCCCTCATGGTGCAGCAGCTGCCCGATGCCGGAGCGGACACCTTGGAGGGGCAGGCCGTTCCCGAAGAAGCGGCCACCTGTTCGGGCCATCGCCTGCTGGTGGTGGACGACAACGGCGATGCAGCGCTGAGCCTTGCCATGCTGTTGCGCTTGCAAGGGCATGACGTGAGAGTCGCTCACGACGGGCCTTCTGCTTTGGCACTCGCCACCGCCTACCATCCCCACATGGTGTTCCTCGACATCGGCATGCCCGGCATGGACGGGTACGAAGTCGCGCGCCGTCTGCGTCAGCAGCCGGGATTGGAGGGCATCGTGCTGGCGGCACTGACCGGCTGGGGTCAGCAGCAAGACCGGCGACGCACCGCCGAAGCCGGATTCGATCACCACCTCGTGAAGCCGCCGGAGGCAGAGGCACTTGAGAGTCTGCTGAAGGCGCTGTAG
- a CDS encoding nitroreductase family protein has product MNHPTLALIERRVSVHQFDAGHALTDAEIETLVRLATRAPTAYNLQNWRFIAVRAPEAKTRLRRLAYGQAKVSQAAVTFIMCGVLPDHADIPGRLSAFIEAGFMPAATASGWQEGARAQYADPRTARDEAVRSATLAAATLIFAAEAMGWASGPMSGFDAQGVAREFGLGRNQVPVMLVAVGRPGPGNWPQKPRRPLAEVLEFA; this is encoded by the coding sequence ATGAACCATCCCACCCTTGCGCTGATTGAACGGCGCGTGTCAGTCCATCAGTTCGACGCAGGCCATGCGTTGACGGACGCCGAAATCGAGACACTGGTGCGCCTCGCCACGCGTGCGCCGACGGCCTACAACCTTCAGAACTGGCGCTTCATTGCGGTACGGGCACCCGAGGCGAAGACGCGGTTGCGGCGCCTTGCGTATGGCCAGGCGAAGGTGTCCCAAGCCGCTGTCACCTTCATCATGTGCGGCGTCCTTCCTGATCACGCGGACATCCCGGGGCGACTGTCCGCTTTTATTGAAGCCGGCTTCATGCCGGCGGCGACGGCCTCGGGCTGGCAGGAAGGGGCTCGCGCGCAGTATGCCGATCCCCGGACGGCGCGCGACGAAGCCGTGCGATCGGCCACGCTCGCCGCCGCGACGCTGATCTTCGCTGCCGAAGCGATGGGCTGGGCTTCCGGCCCGATGAGTGGCTTCGATGCCCAAGGTGTGGCGCGCGAGTTCGGACTGGGGCGCAACCAGGTGCCGGTCATGCTTGTCGCGGTCGGCCGCCCGGGCCCTGGCAACTGGCCGCAGAAGCCCCGGCGACCGCTCGCAGAGGTGCTGGAATTCGCATGA
- a CDS encoding ATP-binding protein, which translates to MPRNDVTTDHDRLQAVWETDSRGENCYGSPSWCQYIGEEAGSPCGADALRCFHPEDRDDLQQQWQKSLATQGLHRFDVRVRVRRHDGEYRWCRMEGAPVKSTNGRVVKWVGTCTEIQEEGSWQPQAANSGEGNDGFEGRRALSRAPGSRRNAGPRARRRVCLGSLERRLFLVVFVGLLPLALLSFAILLHDALTQRRDLLEAVSDTARALASAVDSQLMTSIASLDALAASPRLAARDYAGLHEEAKTLLARRPHWANLVLIDPSVHHLMNARWPLGREFPPVVEPASLAETLRTGQARIGVVVFNPVIGAHAFAVRVPVQQRGEVALVLTAIVRPDAMLDVLKQQQIPEPSVVVILDQQDRIVARSRDHGHWVGKPASPDLLRLLQEGEEVGMTPTRTLDGLQVYTAFYRSAVTGWAAAVGIPRDAIDGAVIRSYAALGASITVSMVLGLLAAVGVGRSITGPMRALEQMARALGQGARPQAPRTALPEIRQVAVAMEAAHAERETLLQREREARMHAERVSKAKDEFLAMLGHELRNPLAAISTAVELLERSDPVRQNETANETRAIIRRQVAHLARLTEDLLDASRVTMGKIMLDLAPLDLAEVVRSTVATFRATGRLGERHQLTLSLTSVEVEADGTRLDQVVSNLLSNAIKYTPPPGTISICVRPEGPHAVLSVRDSGLGIEADLLPRVFDVFVQGRRSLDRAQGGLGIGLTLVRGIVQLHGGFVEATSEGPGKGSEFVVRLPAVDRLHLARPDTTFRVEARQGRRIVLVEDHDDVRIALRTRLAMEGHEVHEACDGPSGIETILRVRPEVALIDIGLPMLDGYQVAQAVREQLHPGQVRLIAITGYGTSPAVERGMRAGFDAYLIKPLSPDEVNRLIAEPLPGEHF; encoded by the coding sequence ATGCCGAGGAACGATGTGACGACCGATCATGACCGGCTGCAAGCGGTCTGGGAGACCGACTCCAGGGGAGAGAATTGCTATGGAAGCCCCTCCTGGTGTCAGTACATCGGCGAGGAAGCCGGCAGTCCTTGCGGGGCCGACGCGCTTCGCTGCTTCCACCCCGAAGATCGGGACGACCTGCAGCAGCAATGGCAGAAGAGCCTGGCGACCCAAGGCCTGCACCGGTTCGACGTCAGGGTGCGCGTGCGCCGACATGACGGCGAGTACCGCTGGTGCCGGATGGAGGGCGCGCCCGTCAAGAGTACCAACGGTCGCGTCGTCAAATGGGTCGGCACCTGCACCGAGATTCAGGAAGAGGGGTCGTGGCAGCCGCAAGCTGCAAACAGCGGCGAGGGCAACGACGGCTTTGAAGGCCGACGCGCGCTGAGCCGGGCGCCGGGCAGTCGCCGCAATGCGGGTCCGCGCGCCCGCCGCCGGGTCTGCCTCGGCTCGCTGGAGCGGCGCTTGTTTCTCGTCGTGTTCGTCGGACTGCTGCCCTTGGCCCTGCTGTCCTTCGCCATCCTGCTCCACGACGCCTTGACCCAAAGGCGAGATCTCCTGGAAGCGGTCTCCGACACGGCCCGGGCGCTGGCTTCGGCGGTGGACTCCCAACTGATGACCTCGATCGCCTCGCTCGACGCGCTGGCCGCGAGCCCGCGCCTGGCGGCGAGGGACTACGCCGGCCTTCACGAGGAGGCGAAAACGTTGCTGGCACGGCGGCCGCACTGGGCCAACCTCGTGTTGATCGATCCCTCGGTGCACCACTTGATGAATGCACGATGGCCGCTCGGGCGGGAGTTTCCTCCGGTGGTGGAGCCGGCGTCGTTGGCGGAGACGCTGCGCACCGGGCAAGCGCGCATCGGCGTCGTGGTCTTCAACCCGGTCATCGGCGCGCATGCATTCGCCGTGCGTGTCCCGGTCCAGCAACGCGGCGAGGTCGCGTTGGTGTTGACGGCCATCGTCCGGCCCGACGCGATGCTCGACGTCCTCAAGCAGCAGCAGATCCCCGAACCGAGTGTCGTCGTCATCCTTGATCAACAAGACCGCATCGTCGCCCGATCTCGGGATCACGGTCATTGGGTCGGCAAGCCCGCGTCACCCGACTTGCTTCGCTTGCTGCAAGAAGGGGAAGAGGTCGGCATGACGCCGACGAGGACGCTGGACGGCCTGCAGGTCTACACCGCGTTCTACCGGTCCGCGGTCACCGGCTGGGCCGCGGCGGTCGGCATCCCCCGCGATGCAATCGATGGCGCCGTCATTCGGTCCTACGCTGCCCTGGGGGCATCGATCACCGTATCGATGGTGCTCGGGCTGCTCGCGGCGGTAGGGGTGGGTCGCTCGATCACTGGCCCCATGCGAGCGCTGGAGCAGATGGCACGGGCGCTGGGCCAAGGAGCACGGCCTCAGGCTCCGCGGACGGCGCTGCCGGAGATCCGGCAGGTGGCGGTGGCCATGGAGGCCGCGCATGCAGAACGCGAGACGCTGCTGCAACGCGAGCGCGAGGCGCGTATGCACGCCGAGAGGGTCAGCAAAGCGAAGGACGAGTTCCTGGCCATGCTGGGGCATGAGTTGCGCAATCCACTGGCGGCGATATCGACCGCCGTGGAACTGCTAGAACGCAGCGATCCGGTCCGGCAGAACGAGACGGCGAACGAAACCAGGGCCATCATTCGACGCCAGGTCGCCCACCTGGCGCGGCTCACCGAGGACTTGCTGGACGCAAGCCGCGTGACGATGGGCAAGATCATGCTGGACCTCGCGCCGCTTGACCTGGCCGAAGTCGTTCGCAGCACCGTCGCCACCTTCCGCGCCACGGGTCGACTCGGCGAGCGTCACCAGCTCACGCTGTCGCTGACCTCTGTCGAGGTGGAGGCAGACGGCACCCGCCTCGATCAGGTCGTCAGCAATCTCCTCAGCAACGCCATCAAGTACACCCCACCGCCCGGCACGATCTCGATTTGCGTGCGACCGGAAGGCCCTCACGCGGTACTGAGCGTTCGCGACAGTGGGCTGGGGATCGAGGCGGACTTGCTGCCCCGGGTGTTCGATGTTTTCGTCCAGGGACGCCGTTCTCTGGACCGCGCCCAGGGCGGCTTGGGCATCGGACTCACCCTGGTGCGAGGCATCGTGCAGTTGCATGGAGGATTTGTCGAAGCGACAAGCGAGGGCCCGGGCAAAGGCAGCGAATTTGTCGTGCGCCTGCCGGCCGTCGACCGTTTGCACCTTGCAAGACCGGACACCACCTTCCGCGTCGAGGCCCGCCAAGGGCGCCGGATCGTGCTCGTGGAAGACCATGACGACGTCCGGATCGCCCTGCGCACCCGGCTGGCAATGGAAGGCCACGAAGTGCATGAGGCGTGTGACGGCCCCTCAGGCATAGAGACGATCCTGCGCGTGCGGCCGGAGGTGGCGCTCATCGACATCGGTTTGCCCATGCTGGACGGCTACCAGGTCGCACAAGCCGTCAGGGAACAATTGCACCCCGGCCAGGTGCGCCTGATCGCGATCACCGGATACGGCACCTCCCCCGCGGTAGAACGCGGCATGCGCGCCGGTTTCGACGCCTATCTCATCAAACCGCTCAGCCCCGATGAGGTGAACCGGTTGATTGCGGAACCGTTGCCCGGGGAGCACTTCTAG
- a CDS encoding glycoside hydrolase family 19 protein, with the protein MKIHAKRWMACLAVLAAPVLGHAQSCTAQTWQHGATYRLGDVVRHSNGNYYKVVNVGANGSDYTDPTISTWYWQPTTCSSNGGGGSTGGGSGGTCNAVTWQQGSTYRLGDVVRYTNGNYYKVVNVGANGSDYTDPTISTWYWQPTSCDGSGGGDGGGDGGGNPGGGGSFIVSEAQFNSMFPGRNPFYTYSGLVNALSAYPAFANTGNDTQRKQEAAAFLANIAHESDRLRATREYNQANWPHYCSTDWGNTCAPGQQYYGRGPIQLSWNYNYKAAGDALGINLWANPDLVATDATIAWKTAIWYWMTGTGSAGMTPHAAIVNGHGFGMTIRAINGALECNGGRPDQVQTRINFYNSFTQIIGVSPGGNLGC; encoded by the coding sequence TTGAAGATCCACGCAAAACGTTGGATGGCCTGCCTCGCCGTCCTGGCGGCGCCCGTGCTCGGCCATGCCCAGTCCTGCACCGCCCAAACCTGGCAGCACGGTGCGACGTACCGCCTCGGCGACGTCGTGCGCCACAGCAACGGCAACTACTACAAGGTGGTCAATGTCGGTGCCAACGGCAGCGACTACACCGACCCGACGATCAGCACCTGGTACTGGCAGCCGACCACCTGCAGCAGCAACGGCGGCGGCGGCAGCACCGGGGGTGGCAGTGGCGGCACCTGCAACGCGGTGACCTGGCAGCAGGGCTCGACCTACCGCCTCGGCGACGTCGTGCGCTACACCAACGGCAACTACTACAAGGTGGTCAACGTCGGCGCCAACGGCAGCGACTACACCGATCCGACGATCAGCACGTGGTACTGGCAGCCCACCTCCTGCGACGGCAGTGGCGGGGGCGATGGTGGCGGCGATGGTGGCGGCAACCCAGGTGGTGGCGGCTCGTTCATCGTCAGCGAGGCCCAGTTCAACTCGATGTTCCCCGGCCGCAACCCGTTCTACACCTACAGTGGCCTGGTCAACGCGCTGTCGGCCTACCCGGCGTTCGCCAACACCGGCAACGACACGCAGCGCAAGCAGGAAGCCGCGGCCTTCCTCGCGAACATTGCGCACGAGTCCGATCGGCTGCGCGCGACCCGCGAGTACAACCAGGCCAACTGGCCGCATTACTGCAGCACCGACTGGGGCAACACCTGCGCGCCCGGCCAGCAGTACTACGGTCGCGGCCCGATCCAGCTGAGCTGGAACTACAACTACAAGGCCGCCGGCGACGCGCTCGGCATCAACCTGTGGGCCAACCCGGACCTCGTCGCCACCGACGCGACGATCGCGTGGAAGACCGCGATCTGGTACTGGATGACGGGCACCGGCTCGGCCGGCATGACACCTCATGCCGCGATCGTCAACGGCCACGGCTTCGGCATGACCATCCGCGCGATCAACGGCGCCCTTGAATGCAACGGCGGGCGGCCCGACCAGGTGCAGACGCGCATCAACTTCTACAACAGCTTCACGCAGATCATTGGTGTGTCGCCCGGCGGCAATCTCGGCTGCTGA
- a CDS encoding EamA family transporter codes for MKTSTSDLLVTAVAPIIWGSTYIVTTDFLPGFPPMAVAMLRALPAGLLLLLIVRQLPAGIWWLRTFTLGALNVSIFLSMLFISAYRLPGGVAATVAAVQPLLVVFLAYFVLASPVRGAAVVAALLGAAGVALLVLTAGARLDPVGIVAGLAAAGSMACGTVLSRKWQPPVSLLTFTAWQLTAGGLLLVPVVYILEPAMPVPTISHLLALAWLGLVGMALTYVLWLRGVVRLDPSVVSPLLLLSPVTAVLLGWWFLDQTLTGLQIAGGLLVVGSIWLGQR; via the coding sequence ATGAAAACGAGTACTTCCGACCTGCTCGTGACCGCTGTCGCACCGATCATTTGGGGCAGCACCTATATCGTCACCACCGACTTCTTGCCGGGTTTCCCGCCCATGGCTGTTGCCATGCTTCGTGCACTGCCGGCAGGGCTGCTCTTGCTCTTGATCGTGCGACAACTGCCGGCGGGCATCTGGTGGCTGCGCACTTTCACGCTCGGCGCGCTGAACGTCTCGATCTTCCTGAGCATGCTGTTCATTTCGGCCTACCGGCTTCCCGGCGGGGTTGCCGCGACGGTGGCAGCCGTACAGCCGCTTCTGGTGGTTTTCTTGGCCTACTTCGTCCTTGCGAGCCCGGTCCGGGGTGCCGCCGTTGTGGCCGCTCTGTTGGGAGCCGCAGGTGTGGCGCTGCTCGTACTGACCGCCGGGGCACGGCTTGATCCGGTCGGCATCGTCGCAGGGCTTGCGGCCGCTGGCTCGATGGCCTGCGGCACCGTGCTGAGCCGCAAGTGGCAGCCGCCAGTGTCCTTGCTCACCTTCACTGCGTGGCAACTGACCGCTGGCGGGCTTCTTCTGGTTCCGGTGGTCTACATTCTCGAGCCCGCGATGCCCGTCCCGACCATCAGCCACCTGCTGGCACTGGCATGGCTCGGCCTGGTGGGAATGGCGCTGACCTATGTCCTGTGGTTGCGCGGCGTCGTCCGCCTGGACCCATCGGTGGTCTCGCCCCTGCTCTTGCTCAGCCCCGTAACGGCGGTGCTACTGGGCTGGTGGTTCCTGGACCAGACCCTCACCGGGCTGCAAATCGCCGGCGGCCTGCTCGTCGTGGGCAGCATCTGGCTCGGGCAACGATGA
- a CDS encoding MEDS domain-containing protein, whose translation MLNSKEPRLAGSVLSRSCHVCAFFHSKEEEYRVLMPFIKEGFENGDRAFHVVDAKRRNDHLQRLAREGIDVVDAESRGQLEVRRWDEAYIKDDHFDQYRMIQTIKDALDPDKKPPGKLTRLVANMEWALEDLPGVHDIVEYETRLNQVLPEYHDPVVCTYDLSRFDASVVMDIMRTHPMVIIGGILQENPFYVPPDEMLKELAERASDRAAE comes from the coding sequence ATGCTCAATTCGAAGGAACCTCGACTTGCCGGGTCGGTTTTGAGCCGCTCTTGTCACGTCTGCGCCTTTTTCCATTCCAAGGAAGAGGAGTACCGAGTGCTCATGCCTTTCATCAAAGAAGGGTTTGAGAACGGCGACCGGGCCTTTCACGTGGTGGACGCAAAGCGTCGGAATGACCACCTGCAGCGGCTGGCGAGGGAAGGCATCGATGTGGTCGACGCCGAGAGCCGGGGCCAGTTGGAGGTGCGCCGCTGGGACGAGGCCTACATCAAGGACGATCACTTCGACCAGTACCGGATGATCCAGACGATCAAGGACGCGCTGGACCCCGACAAGAAACCGCCGGGCAAGCTGACGCGCCTCGTCGCCAACATGGAATGGGCCCTCGAGGACCTGCCCGGAGTACATGACATCGTCGAGTACGAAACTCGGCTGAACCAGGTGTTGCCGGAGTACCATGACCCCGTTGTTTGCACCTACGACCTCTCTCGCTTCGATGCCAGCGTCGTCATGGACATCATGCGAACGCATCCGATGGTCATCATCGGGGGCATCCTCCAAGAGAACCCCTTTTACGTTCCGCCCGACGAGATGCTGAAGGAACTCGCAGAGCGAGCGTCAGACCGAGCAGCTGAATGA
- a CDS encoding VOC family protein encodes MLNHVMVGTNDIERAKRFYDAVLQVLGAGEPFRNIAASGHVRLFYRHNGSTFCVSQPINNEPATCANGSTVGFKCASPEVVRAFHDAAVAHGGTSIEDPPGMRETSLGPGYYLAYVRDPDGNKLCAIHRAGA; translated from the coding sequence ATGCTGAACCACGTCATGGTTGGGACGAACGACATCGAGCGCGCAAAGCGGTTCTACGATGCCGTTCTCCAAGTGCTTGGCGCCGGCGAGCCGTTTCGCAACATTGCAGCGTCTGGACACGTTCGGCTGTTCTATCGCCACAATGGAAGCACGTTCTGCGTCAGTCAACCGATCAATAATGAGCCGGCGACATGCGCCAACGGGAGCACTGTCGGATTCAAATGTGCATCGCCCGAGGTCGTACGTGCGTTCCACGACGCTGCCGTGGCACACGGCGGCACCTCTATTGAGGACCCGCCCGGTATGCGTGAAACCTCTTTGGGGCCCGGCTACTATCTCGCGTACGTCCGAGACCCCGATGGAAACAAGCTCTGCGCCATTCATCGCGCGGGTGCTTAG